The genomic stretch ATGATGTGGAGGAAGGTACTGTTGATTTACAAACAGGAGAGAACATTCCTGTTTTTTCTGTGGTAATGGATGATGGACAAATAATAACTTCCGAAACCCTGAAAGGAGAGGTTTCCTTGATTGTGTTTTTTCATACGGGTTGTCCGGACTGCCGGAAAGAACTTCCTGTGCTGCAAAAAATATATACGGATTACGGTCAAAGAATCCGGATGGTTTGTATTAGCAGGGAAGAGAGTTCGGCAGAGATTGTCCGTTATTGGGACGAAAATCATTTGACTTTGCCCTATTCGGCCCAAGAAAACCGCACGGTATACTATCAGTTTGCTAAATCGGGGATACCTCGTGTTTATGTCATAGATAAAGAGTTGGTTATCCGTAGTGTTTTCACGGATAACCCGTTGGCAAGTTATGAAGATTTGGCTGAGGCTATAGAAACCTGTTTGTAGTTTTTAGAGAGGGTAAAATCCCTAAAAATAGGTATTGTCAGATAATGATAAGCTCATTACCTTTGCCATCATAAAAACAGAATCACAACTGACTATACATGCAAATATTAAAGGATAACATACGTAGCCGTATTTTGGATGTAGCCAAACAACAATTTGAGTTGAAAGGTTATTCCAAGACTTCCATGCGTGAGATAGCTGTGGATGTAGGTGTTGGGGTGGGAAATATTTACAACTACTTTAAAAGTAAGGATGAGCTGTTTCATGAAGTTGTTCGTCCGGTTTTGTATGCGTTGGAAATGCTGTTGCAGGAACATCATGGAATACAGGGCGAGGATATTATGATGATGAGGTCGGAAGAATACTTAGAAACCTGTATAAACGAATATATTTCCTTGTATGACACCCACCACAGATTGATGAAAATACTGTTATTTCGTGCGCAAGGTTCTTCATTGGAACGTTTTCGGGAGAATTATACAGACCGTTCAACCGAATTAGTCAAAGTCTGGTTTACGGTGATGCAGAGAAAGTACCCGATGATAAATATAGCTATTCCCGATTTTATAATCCATTTGCATACTGTATGGATGTTTACTATGTTTGAGGAGCTTTTGAGGCATTCAATAGCGAAACAGGAAATGAAAGCTATTTTACACAATTATATTCTATTTGAGATCCAAGGTTGGAGGGCCATTATTCGAATATGACAGGTAAAATTTGTATATACAGACTGGTTGCTACAGTAAGGCAGCAGGAAAGGAGGAAGTCTTTACGGAGGTTTCCTCCTT from Phocaeicola dorei encodes the following:
- a CDS encoding TlpA family protein disulfide reductase, encoding MKNCIKTVCFLFWTCVMFIACIDDDVEEGTVDLQTGENIPVFSVVMDDGQIITSETLKGEVSLIVFFHTGCPDCRKELPVLQKIYTDYGQRIRMVCISREESSAEIVRYWDENHLTLPYSAQENRTVYYQFAKSGIPRVYVIDKELVIRSVFTDNPLASYEDLAEAIETCL
- a CDS encoding TetR/AcrR family transcriptional regulator, translating into MQILKDNIRSRILDVAKQQFELKGYSKTSMREIAVDVGVGVGNIYNYFKSKDELFHEVVRPVLYALEMLLQEHHGIQGEDIMMMRSEEYLETCINEYISLYDTHHRLMKILLFRAQGSSLERFRENYTDRSTELVKVWFTVMQRKYPMINIAIPDFIIHLHTVWMFTMFEELLRHSIAKQEMKAILHNYILFEIQGWRAIIRI